Proteins from a genomic interval of Acidimicrobiales bacterium:
- a CDS encoding aminotransferase class V-fold PLP-dependent enzyme: GGVLSFSLADLHPHDISQVLDQEGVCVRAGHHCAKPLMRVLGVGATARASLYVYNDERDVDALADALDATLAFFAL; this comes from the coding sequence GGCGGCGTGCTCTCGTTCTCGCTCGCCGACCTCCACCCCCACGACATCTCCCAGGTGCTCGACCAGGAGGGCGTGTGCGTGCGGGCGGGCCACCACTGCGCCAAGCCGCTCATGCGCGTGCTCGGGGTGGGCGCCACGGCCCGTGCGTCGCTGTACGTTTACAACGACGAGCGCGACGTCGACGCTCTCGCTGACGCACTCGACGCCACGCTGGCGTTCTTCGCGCTGTAG